The following coding sequences are from one Arachis hypogaea cultivar Tifrunner chromosome 7, arahy.Tifrunner.gnm2.J5K5, whole genome shotgun sequence window:
- the LOC112703793 gene encoding transcription factor bHLH25, producing MEQCWENWPLHTEIEHHDHGDFFLSLEQCQKPPDDDDDFLREILQMPPDFIDNHSTVDLVTTGTTESAEGKRPRTFILSFDNSTIIPAMAEQQQPLGVGAGAATTTPLPSLSKKRNLPQKPQQARIPVPVPHPQPGAAKRSRNDSQIVDHIMAERKRRQQLTQMFIALSATIPGLKKTDKASILGEAINYVKQLQERVRELEKRNNDNKRGPTEPVIFLNKTQLLCRNNEDSTSEEEEEEDEEEEEVEDWRSKEEKQVLPDVEARMLEKEKEVLIEIHCEKENGIEVKILEQLENLHLSVTGSSVLPFGNSTLGITIIAKMGDAYTMTLHDLLTNLRQLLLINNTTDPY from the exons ATGGAGCAGTGTTGGGAGAACTGGCCTCTACACACG GAAATAGAGCACCATGATCATGGAGATTTCTTCTTATCATTGGAGCAGTGCCAGAAGCCacctgatgatgatgacgatttCCTCAGAGAAATCCTGCAGATGCCACCGGATTTTATTGACAATCATTCTACTGTGGATCTCGTCACCACCGGCACGACGGAGAGCGCGGAGGGAAAAAGGCCCAGAACATTCATTCTCTCCTTCGATAACTCAACCATAATACCTGCCATGGCAGAGCAACAACAACCGCTGGGGGTGGGTGCGGGTGCTGCCACTACCACCCCTTTGCCCTCCTTATCAAAGAAACGGAACCTTCCTCAGAAGCCGCAGCAAGCAAGGATCCCCGTCCCCGTCCCTCACCCCCAGCCAGGAGCAGCAAAGAGGAGTCGAAACGACTCTCAGATTGTGGATCACATCATGGCTGAGAGAAAAAGAAGACAGCAACTCACCCAGATGTTCATAGCTCTCTCCGCCACTATTCCTGGCTTGAAGAAG ACGGACAAGGCTTCTATACTTGGGGAAGCCATTAATTACGTGAAACAGCTGCAAGAACGTGTGAGGGAGCTGGAAAAGCGGAACAATGATAACAAGAGGGGCCCAACAGAGCCAGTAATATTCCTCAACAAGACTCAGCTGCTGTGTCGGAACAACGAAGACAGCACCagcgaggaagaggaggaggaggatgaggaggaggaggaagtggAGGATTGGCGTAGCAAGGAGGAAAAACAAGTGCTGCCAGATGTTGAAGCAAGAATgctggagaaggagaaggaagtgCTGATTGAGATCCACTGCGAGAAAGAGAATGGAATTGAGGTGAAGATATTGGAGCAGCTTGAAAATCTTCATCTGAGTGTGACCGGAAGCAGCGTTTTGCCATTTGGGAATTCGACTCTGGGTATTACCATCATTGCAAAGATGGGAGATGCTTACACCATGACACTCCATGATCTCCTCACAAATTTACGCCAACTGTTATTGATCAACAACACTACTGATCCGTACTAG